Sequence from the Nerophis lumbriciformis linkage group LG34, RoL_Nlum_v2.1, whole genome shotgun sequence genome:
atttactaaaggtttgcatgtattaaaacacgtgcaaacctgatagcacacgcaaagctgatctactaaatgtgtgcaaagtggattgcgtctgtgaagtgagcagaataaggcctgcaatccattttgcgtctctgtcttcattaatatgcaaaatatactgTATGCTGATCGTCAAAACGTCCACTGTACTGGGTGGACAAAATGCAAATATCATTATTTAGCacgcacaatgtgatttatcgaCACTCATCACCAGTTTGTGAGCACTAGTAggtgttttatttagcacgtgtcagaaggacgtgcaaactgacagttccacacaggaTCGGTGCTCGCGCTGCActgacagacgatggacagacgagaatccttCGTCGCATgtctgtgtgtcaacattttggaaggtcagaaataaaaaaatattagacatatcgtctatcaAGCAACATAATTGTTTAatctttatagctgctggatgacttaaggggctgattaaaaaaaatcaattgatgcgttttggtgtctgctggcgttcTTTTCAGGAACCTATAATATAACTCCTACAAGAAAATATGTCTTTCATCATGCATCTTTTTGTATCTGAGTCATTCCAGACGCACAAATGCGCTGATGATGCGATCCACAGTCTCGCATACAGAGGTAAGTGTCAAgtgtgcatatgtttctgttgtctagattgcgattcaaaaaaggtgttacagattatatatgtgtgctgctggttcaacacatcgCACACAGGTATGAGCATGATAACACAAATGTGCAGAAAATTATAGTCTGCCTGGTAAAAGCCCTGTTTGCTGCAAAATCctaatttaaataaggcggtttgCACCACTGttcaattgcacatgcagtgttagtagatcacacgcaacacgtccactcatagtacacgctattttaattTTTGCACATGCTGTCTTGCGttgtggtatttggatctcagtaaatcaggcccctagtagtttttttcttttattttagtCCAGTCATTTGCAAAAGGTAAATGACTAGTAGGCTATATGGTAGGCTGTAGGATactctaggagctagcagctacacaacagctaagcacacaacagcACCCAAGCTGGACgtagtaataagtgtccttaactgaacaatattgcagtctaaaacagcacatttgtcaatataaaaaaaattctaataattATTTTTGCATGTTACTTTTACATACTGTactaagtctccaaggcagaagcgtattagaaagtatccagtaactaaCGTGTCTGCATAGCTCAAATTACTGCTTCATGAGTTTAACTTGATGaaatattgtgaccactaggtgtcaccaaaaacaacaaccaaaacaCTTCAATTTATGTCATGTAAGTCTCTAGTTAATAaagtggtatgtatgtatgttttttttacctaCCATTCATATGATCAAGCATTTTCTATCATTCAACactgcaaaataataaaagtatgtgatATTGTTTGTGCTGACTTCATATCAGATTATTATCGGCCAggtctcaaggctccaatatcggtatggtattgaaagtgaaaaagttgtatcaggacaccctTAATAATAACATAGTGGGATGGATCTTGGCGACATCAGCGGGACTGACTTAGCAGGttacactgtatatatttattaggtTGATACAAGTGACGTACCATTGGGCACAGTCCCAGATGAGCCTTTAGTCCTGACACGCTGGTGTAGGTGCAGCCACAGCCCTGAAACACAGAGGACACACTGACACAGATGGAACACTCCTTTGGCTTCACCAGAGATAGAAATAAAGGATGGCCGTTGTTTAAAGGAAGTGTGCTGGCGTCCAACCTGGTTGGGACATTGGACCTTCCTGTGCAGCTTCAACTCGTCCTTCCACTTCTTCAGCACCTCCTGGCTGAAGGCGGGCAGGCTGGGTCGAAAGAATTTTAACTGTGGGGACATGAGATAAGAGCAGTCACTTGTATGCcttattgatgattgattaaAGTCTTGCCTTTTTGTCGTCAGGCACCAAGTCTGACTGAAATTTCCTCTTGGGCCAATCTTTGTGCGGCTCATTGCTGGCGATCTCCGCCATGTGAAAGTTGGCCACCAGTGCAGAAGCCCGTTGTAATCTGCCGCTGGGCATCCTCTCCGGGTCTGCTTCCTTTCGGACCTTCAGCACCTCGTCTTCCTCGCTGTTCTCAGCAGTCTGCATGACAGGAACGACCTTCTGCTTGAGATGCTGGCCGCCGAAGCAGAAAAGTGCAGTGCACTCACTGGGGCGTGCTCAGACTTGAGGTGGTACTCCAGGCCCGATTTGGACTTGTAGGTTTTCCCACAGTGGGAGCAACTGAGCAGCATCTTCTCCAGCTCCGCCTTCTGCTTGCCGCACTTCTTCATGTGGTACAAATATCCCATAATGCTGGTGAAAGCCGCCCTGCAGCCCTGAAAACATGTCGCTCATGCTGCATTGCAGGAAACTGGTAGAAACTGATTGTCATTCATTTATCCTTGTTGACAACTAAGCTTATCATGGTAGTCAGCCATGTTTTATGTTTACGTTTGAGTGGAGCGCTATGAATCAGACTTTGTATTTCCTACATCCCAGCAATCTGGAATGTAGCATCAGGTCACCTCTTTGGAGCACTTCAACTTGCCCAACTTCTTCAGGATTTTACGCAGCTTGTCTTTAATAGTGCGGTCATCCAGGTCCTTAGTGTCATCTGCTGATGGCTATCGGCAGATTAaaaacacatcaacaatatgcaAAAATGACCCCAGACATTCTTACCCCCTTGCGGCGCTCACCAGGAAGCTGTGGTTGGCCATGATGTGATACTTCATCCCCATGGAGGACATCAGCTGCTTCCCACAGTGCGGGCATGTGAAGGGTTGCTGCACACAACACATGCAAGTCAATTATCAAGATCTTCCTACCGAACTTGTAGTTAAAAGGATCATTGTTGACCAGTCTGCAGTTCTCCATGTGCTTCTTCAAGCCTTCCACAGTCTTCCGGCTCACACTTCTACATTTGGGACACGTCACTCTGCCGATGGCGACAATCTGGAGCTGCCAGCCCTCTTCTTGGCTTCCTGTGAGCGTCCAACATTTCAAGAGTAATATAATAAAACAGAATCCGAacagttttttttcccaaaatggaGATGTTGGATACCTGGAGCGTAGGTGGGAGGCTCCTTCTTGGTGGAGATCATAGGTGGCTTGTGTTCCTCAATAGACTGAACCATGGAAACTTCTGGTCCAAGAACAGTGAAAcaatattttggttatttcctctcAGCCTCGTACATCAACATCATCTTCTACAAGCCAAGAAAGGAAATTGAATACTTACCAGGATGCCACACATTCGTTCTGTTTTTGCTTCTCCATACATCTTCATTACTCTTGCAGTCCCAAGTCTGTTCTGGTCTTCCAAGATCTCCTCCTGCGCTCCAGGTATCTTGACCTCCTTCCCAAACCTCCATCCCGGCCTGATCCCTGCCCCTGCATGGTATCCATATCTGGTCTTTACCGGACTGTCCTGCTCAGAGAGTCCAGGCGTTTGCGCCTTGGCCCTGAGATTGGGATGGCTTCCTGTTGTCCTTCACTACTAATCTAAAAGGTAGTCTTGCAGTTGGCAGGGTCATGGACTGTGCCTCCAACCTATTGGTCAAAGCACTTGATGAGATCACTAGGCAGCTGCTGGTTGGATAATTGACTGAGCGTATGGAAACACCTTGAAGGTCCTTGGACCTGATAGAAACACAACTCGAAACAGTGGATTCTTAAAACTCAAACAAACTGTCCAACCCTTGCAATTGGTTGGATTTCAAATTAATTTCAACAAAGAGCAAACTACACATGCTAGTTTCCTTTCATACTTCTCTATTTTCATATACACAGTAGTAACTACACTTACCAGCTCAATTGGTTCAGTGactgagctcttaactcaaaacactttgtctaattaaaatcaatttaatcggTTCTTGGCCCTTCCAAAACATCCTTGgaacatgtcttttaaaaagaaaaaataatttttccattagaaatattgtataaaaacaatacaatataaggTACTCCTAACAACTAaattagttttatgaagtaatgtaataataatggagAGTATTTATCTTGCTTctgcgtcaaacacaccatcagcagatcTTCCattttttcatggataaatgtccaccgtctagatattattttaacatactTTGCTGGCGTTCCTTACTTCagaatggtgcagactagcagtaatATGCGCCCAAATTGCTTTGCCATGTTTTTCCAACACGCTCAGTCACTTATGGTTTTAGTTTTTCAGTATATATCATCCCTTCTTTTCAGCACTATCCTTCATgcttgaaaaacaaagttatgttgaaCTCTAGCTATAGGTAATGCCAGCAAATAAGACAGGATGTTTCGGCCGCATCTCAcgtggttcactgtgacattttgcTACACCAACTAAGGTTGGGGCtgcgggatgcttgtaactcaaattattGCTTGCAAGTTAacgcataacaattagccaaaaGACAGCTCTTATCACAAAACACTCTTAGGTTGGGGAACTCTTAAGTTTAGGTACCACTGTACATTGATTTCTGTATTAATCTAATTTAACTGTTGAGATGTGTGTCAGTAAAAAGACTTGTTAGATGTTCTGCATGcagtttagtaaaaaaaaatcttgttcaattTTGAattggtgttttttgttgttaaatcactaaaaaaaaaaagatgaccaACAAGCCTTACCTTCGTCTAACAGGAGTTCTTTTCATCTTCAGAGCTTCTTTGGCGTGACAGTCATTGCTCTAAAACATTCAAGTTGACAAATATGATGATTATTTTCAGCACTCATCACAATGTGTGCATGTGTACCAAATGGAGTGAAGAGGATGACAATGTGATGAAGAGTATTACGTGTAATTAAAGCTGCTAATAGCGTTGAACAGGGCTTTGCCCCCGTTGCACCACGCGAGTCAgccggcacgcatgacgcttgcGGTCACGTCAGTCCCAAGGCCTTTATCCACCACCAAAAATTTCAGGAAGATCAGAGCGTGTGAAAGGAACTTATGATTGTTGTAAATTTCCACCACAAGGGGCAATATTGGCAACACTACAATGATGCCGTAGCATCGCACCCAATACTGTGATTCACCATCACAATTTGGGAAAGACCGGCGCATGTGTAAGGAAGTTATGAATTTTCCTTTTCCACCACAAGTGGGCGATAATAGCGCCACAGTCGTCACGCAGTTACATCCCAGCCAACACCCCGACTCAGCATCAAAGATttcaggaagatcggagcatgtgtaAGGAAGATATGACTGTTATAGtgtttcaccacaagggggcaataaatGCGCCACAGTAATCACGCAGTTGCCTCCCACTCAACATTCTGACCCACCATCAAACATTTCAGGAAAATCGGAGCATGTATAAGGAAGTTACTAAtgtcacagttttttttaaccACAAGGCAGCAATAAAGGCTCCATAGTAGTCATGCAGTAAGAGGATGATTGGAGGATGTGGAAGGAAGTTAAGCCAGTTACAATGTTTCACCATAAGGGGGCGATAAGGCCGCCACAGTAGTCATGCAGTTGTGTCCAACCCAACACCCCGACCCACTATCAGAAATttcaggaagatcggagcatgtgtaACAAAGTTATgactacttcaatcaatcaatcaatcaaagtttacttatatagccctaaatcacaagtgtctcaaagggctgcacaagccacaacgacatccttggctcatatcccacatcagggcaagaaaaaactcaacccaatgggatgacaataatGCCAAACATTCTTTAAAGTTAGTTAGGAAATTAGGAAGAAGATCTGATCATTTAAAGTGCAGTAAAGACTGTTTGATTGGTAACTGCGTGGGGCAGATTTCGCTGCCAGGCTCCCCCCACTTTGAATGGCTATGAACAGGTCCCATCGTGCACTTCAGGGCGTCATCAACATCATTTCTACTAATTATGATCAAAATCTGAATTTGTGGAGCCGAGTTATTAACATTTCGTGTTTTGTGGCGtaccatcagatcaaagtttggtGCCATGCCACACCCACATCCTGTCAtttgcaaaacatgttttgcaatTTATCATCCCCCATCAGTTTAGTATCCGTCTCTGATCACCAATGGTGTTGCAGCTCCACCCACTAAGAGTAGGTAGGAACAGGTACTGACCCATCGGGCACTTCAGGGTGTCATCATTTTTACAAAATAAGAATGTATGTgactgaattttttgcattcaaattttgtgaactgaattatttttttttttacatcaaattatgctgacaattgaattgaaaacaaattcagtgttttaaaattcagtgtataaaaaaaatcagtgtaaacaaattcattgtataaaaaaatcagtgcataaaaactcagtgtaaaaatattcgctgcttcaaaaagcaagactcacttcttGTAGATTAAGACTGAAGTAATTggtcctgtctcagaaccagccaatgaggtgtcaggtTTGAAGttacgtgacacgggtcttgcaagaCAGCATAAAAAAGGCAATTAACTTGGCTACCTGGGCATGTAAAAATCTGCCTCCCTCTTCGTCCTTCCGTCTTTGTGCTTTGTAAACAAGCCCCCCCGCCACTCTGTTCGTGCCTGGTCTGCATAGAGCAAAGCTTCGTATCGTATgttactcaaaagtgcagattataACTATTGAAATAATTGttatagtttgaaaatatccagcaggccgcattgaaatgttaattatgttgtattatgcccaggtTAACTGCGTTTTTTATGCTCTTTTGCAAGACTTGTGCCAAGACCCTTGTCAcgcattggctggttctgagacaggattgatTGCTTCAGTCATAATACACCGGAAGtgtgtcttgctttttgaagtggCAAATTTTTCGACATTGAATTTTTcagcattgaatttttatacgccaatttttttttttaactgaattttttttcaatgaaattgtcagcataatttgatgtagaaaaaattcagttcacaaaattcaaacgcaaaatatTGCATTACATAAATTAAGTGTCAGaagaaaagctttcgtaataaaaaatataaattaatctCCATAAGAAGAGTTATTACCGTTTTGTGTTTCGTGGAGCATCATCAGAGCAATGTTTGGTGCCATGCCAAGCCCACATCTTATGGTGTAGGCACaatttgttcgcaatttatcatcccctcatatgtgtagtatctgtaattttaaccgcgACTGTGGTAGCctttgttatttatatttctgtagtcctgcatatattaagttaaattatttgttgtttgatgaatacttgggcctactgcgctactgcactttggtgttggtcattatggttttggtagccatttttgtgttatttatatttctctGGTACTGcatatattaagttaaattatttattttatgaattagAAAGTCATTTGCATTCTGTGTCATTTATAGCACCTGTGATGAAAGCATATAGGGGCGCACAGGTGAAACTGATTGGACAAACGTCGGGTTGAGAGACAGgtggtgaaaacattttttgaccaCTTCTTACGCAAGCCTTAGTTTTGTTTATATCGTTGTATGTAGTTATTGTTAACCTTGGATGGaatgttgaaatatttttggagAGACTtaagttgtagtccgaagtgcGTATGAAAGTGCACCACCTGTCCTGGCTCAGCCCACGGCCTTTGGTTTAGAACCTGGAAAGCTTGGAAAGGCAGATACAGCGACTCTTTTAGTCTTTAGACTTCCTGTTGGTATTCAGGTATGAGTTCATGAGACTTTTATGCGTCCCGTCATAATAAGTAATAGAGGGGCTcattttttctcattttaaagGAGGTGCTTAGGAGCTAATTTTGAAATGTCATTTTCT
This genomic interval carries:
- the znf512 gene encoding zinc finger protein 512 isoform X1 gives rise to the protein MKRTPVRRRGRDQAGMEVWEGGQDTWSAGGDLGRPEQTWDCKSNEDVWRSKNRTNVWHPEVSMVQSIEEHKPPMISTKKEPPTYAPGSQEEGWQLQIVAIGRVTCPKCRSVSRKTVEGLKKHMENCRLQPFTCPHCGKQLMSSMGMKYHIMANHSFLPSADDTKDLDDRTIKDKLRKILKKLGKLKCSKEGCRAAFTSIMGYLYHMKKCGKQKAELEKMLLSCSHCGKTYKSKSGLEYHLKSEHAPTAENSEEDEVLKVRKEADPERMPSGRLQRASALVANFHMAEIASNEPHKDWPKRKFQSDLVPDDKKLKFFRPSLPAFSQEVLKKWKDELKLHRKVQCPNQGCGCTYTSVSGLKAHLGLCPMGDVDAGKYKCLICSKEFKSESGVKYHINSTHSQDWFVTNKKASKKFEKFLKRQSKESFQKPEQQITNAHHHHHHLRFHHHHHRHHHHHMQALHLDYHRVLPLAETHSEKLVLHYAPLEPPPGPLWVDMDRRGEQAPIEMEDDA
- the znf512 gene encoding zinc finger protein 512 isoform X4; translated protein: MKRTPVRRRGRDQAGMEVWEGGQDTWSAGGDLGRPEQTWDCKSNEDVWRSKNRTNVWHPEVSMVQSIEEHKPPMISTKKEPPTYAPGSQEEGWQLQIVAIGRVTCPKCRSVSRKTVEGLKKHMENCRLQPFTCPHCGKQLMSSMGMKYHIMANHSFLPSADDTKDLDDRTIKDKLRKILKKLGKLKCSKEGCRAAFTSIMGYLYHMKKCGKQKAELEKMLLSCSHCGKTYKSKSGLEYHLKSEHAPTAENSEEDEVLKVRKEADPERMPSGRLQRASALVANFHMAEIASNEPHKDWPKRKFQSDLVPDDKKLKFFRPSLPAFSQEVLKKWKDELKLHRKVQCPNQGCGCTYTSVSGLKAHLGLCPMQRV
- the znf512 gene encoding zinc finger protein 512 isoform X2; this translates as MEVWEGGQDTWSAGGDLGRPEQTWDCKSNEDVWRSKNRTNVWHPEVSMVQSIEEHKPPMISTKKEPPTYAPGSQEEGWQLQIVAIGRVTCPKCRSVSRKTVEGLKKHMENCRLQPFTCPHCGKQLMSSMGMKYHIMANHSFLPSADDTKDLDDRTIKDKLRKILKKLGKLKCSKEGCRAAFTSIMGYLYHMKKCGKQKAELEKMLLSCSHCGKTYKSKSGLEYHLKSEHAPTAENSEEDEVLKVRKEADPERMPSGRLQRASALVANFHMAEIASNEPHKDWPKRKFQSDLVPDDKKLKFFRPSLPAFSQEVLKKWKDELKLHRKVQCPNQGCGCTYTSVSGLKAHLGLCPMGDVDAGKYKCLICSKEFKSESGVKYHINSTHSQDWFVTNKKASKKFEKFLKRQSKESFQKPEQQITNAHHHHHHLRFHHHHHRHHHHHMQALHLDYHRVLPLAETHSEKLVLHYAPLEPPPGPLWVDMDRRGEQAPIEMEDDA
- the znf512 gene encoding zinc finger protein 512 isoform X3; translated protein: MKRTPVRRRGRDQAGMEVWEGGQDTWSAGGDLGRPEQTWDCKSNEDVWRSKNRTNVWHPEVSMVQSIEEHKPPMISTKKEPPTYAPGSQEEGWQLQIVAIGRVTCPKCRSVSRKTVEGLKKHMENCRLQPFTCPHCGKQLMSSMGMKYHIMANHSFLPSADDTKDLDDRTIKDKLRKILKKLGKLKCSKEGCRAAFTSIMGYLYHMKKCGKQKAELEKMLLSCSHCGKTYKSKSGLEYHLKSEHAPTAENSEEDEVLKVRKEADPERMPSGRLQRASALVANFHMAEIASNEPHKDWPKRKFQSDLVPDDKKLKFFRPSLPAFSQEVLKKWKDELKLHRKVQCPNQGCGCTYTSVSGLKAHLGLCPMDWFVTNKKASKKFEKFLKRQSKESFQKPEQQITNAHHHHHHLRFHHHHHRHHHHHMQALHLDYHRVLPLAETHSEKLVLHYAPLEPPPGPLWVDMDRRGEQAPIEMEDDA